A window of the Echeneis naucrates chromosome 3, fEcheNa1.1, whole genome shotgun sequence genome harbors these coding sequences:
- the pde8a gene encoding high affinity cAMP-specific and IBMX-insensitive 3',5'-cyclic phosphodiesterase 8A isoform X2, with protein sequence MGCASSIHISDRVVYHSGKESEDSHSPQQTNTTQHQGNPASGLPLKPPSCKTTLTEVQFGPMKLFKDPLQVLLVFAKEDSQSNGFCWACEKANFRCSMARTPESALECFLEKHHDLIIIDHRHSRHFDAEALCRSIRVVSSSENTVIVAVVKRPDREEASVMPLINAGFNRRYVENANMMACYNELLQLEHGEVRSQFKLRAGNAIFTAMEQSQEAIEITSEDQVIQYVNPAYESITGYQQGELIGKEIIEVPKSEKNKPDLLETINSCIRKGKEWQGIYYAKKKNGDSIQQNVKITPVIGQGGKIRHYVSINRPLNDNNKSDKSSERVQAESQTDIQSSKYKDRRKGSLDVRSTTSRGSDGSSQRRHSSMARIHSMTIEAPITKVINIINAAQESSPMPVAEALDRVLEILRTTELYSPQLGTKDEDPHTNDLVGGLMTDGLRRLSGNEYIFSTKQPHHIPGQLTTPLSLNDIPPRIAQTMENEDSWDFDIFNLEAATMKQPLTYLGLKIFSRFGVCEFLNCPEATLRSWLQQSLDPIDEVAALIAATVHDVDHPGRTNSFLCNAGSELAILYNDTAVLESHHAALAFQITTRDDKCNIFKNIERNEYRTLRQAIIDMVLATEMTKHFEHVNKFVNSINKPLAALEENGGNNDEESVKSILTSPENRILVKRMLIKCADISNPCRALELCIEWAGRISEEYFAQTDEEKRQGLPVVMPVFDRKTCSIPKSQISFIDYFITDMFDAWDAFADLPNLMQHLDNNFKYWKGLDEKKLHNLRPPPE encoded by the exons GTACTTTTAGTTTTTGCCAAAGAGGATAGTCAGAGTAATGGCTTCTGCTGGGCATGTGAGAAGGCGAACTTCAGGTGCAGCATGGCGCGAACACCTGAGTCGGCTCTTGAATGCTTCTTGGAGAAACACCACGACCTCATCATCATTGACCACAGACATTCCAGACACTTTGACGCTGAAGCACTGTGCCG GTCAATTAGAGTGGTCAGCTCTTCAGAAAACACTGTGATAGTCGCCGTTGTGAAAAG GCCTGACAGAGAGGAGGCCTCTGTGATGCCCCTGATCAATGCTGGCTTTAATAGG AGATATGTGGAGAATGCCAATATGATGGCCTGCTACAACGAGCTGCTACAGCTGGAGCATGGAGAAGTGCGGTCCCAGTTCAAACTGAG GGCTGGAAATGCTATTTTCACAGCTATGGAACAAAGCCAAGAGGCCATAGAGATCACCTCTGAAGATCAAGTAATTCAA TACGTGAACCCTGCCTACGAGTCCATTACGGGCTACCAACAAGGCGAGCTAATAGGGAAGGAAATAATAGAAGTGCCTAAAAGTGAGAAGAATAAGCCTGATCTCCTTGAAACAATAAACTCCTGCATACGGAAAGGAAAG GAGTGGCAGGGAATTTATTATGCCAAAAAGAAGAATGGAGACAGCATTCAGCAAAATGTGAAGATCACACCTGTAATTGGACAGGGAGG AAAAATCAGACACTATGTGTCTATCAATAGGCctttaaatgataataataag AGTGATAAATCCAGTGAACGTGTGCAGGCTGAGTCTCAGACAG ACATCCAATCCAGTAAGTACAAAGACCGGAGGAAAGGCTCTCTGGACGTCAGATCCACAACTTCTCGGGGGAGCGACG GGAGCTCACAGCGAAGACACTCTTCAATGGCCCGCATCCACTCCATGACCATAGAAGCTCCCATCACCAAG GTAATCAACATCATCAATGCAGCACAGGAAAGCAGCCCAATGCCCGTAGCAGAAGCTTTGGATCGTGTACTGGAGATCCTGAGGACCACTGAGCTCTACTCCCCTCAGCTGGGCACCAAGGATGAAGACCCACATACGAATGACCTTGTTGGGGGACTGATGACG gaTGGTTTACGCAGATTGTCAGGAAATGAATACATATTTTCCACAAAAC AGCCCCACCACATTCCCGGTCAACTGACGACTCCTCTGTCATTAAATGACATCCCACCTCGTATCGCCCAGACCATGGAGAATGAGGACTCTTGGGACTTTGACATCTTCAACTTGGAGGCTGCGACCATGAAACA GCCTTTAACCTACTTGGGCCTGAAGATCTTCTCCCGCTTTGGGGTCTGCGAGTTTCTAAACTGCCCTGAGGCAACTCTACGCTCCTGGCTACAA CAAAGTTTGGATCCCATCGACGAGGTGGCCGCCTTGATCGCTGCTACTGTGCATGATGTAGACCACCCAGGTCGGACCAACAGCTTCCTTTGCAATGCAGGAAGCGAGTTGGCCATCCTATACAATGACACAGCTGTTCTAGAGAGTCACCACGCTGCACTGGCCTTCCAGATCACCACAAGAGACGATAAGTGCAACATCTTCAAGAACATTGAAAG GAATGAATATCGAACACTAAGACAAGCCATCATTGATATGGTGCTCGCCACTGAAATGACTAAACACTTTGAACATGTCAACAAATTTGTCAACAGCATCAACAAGCCACTGGCAGCTTTGGAGGAAAATGGG GGAAACAATGATGAGGAGTCTGTGAAAAGCATCCTGACATCCCCTGAGAATCGCATCCTTGTCAAGCGGATGCTGATAAAGTGTGCAGACATCTCCAATCCATGCAGAGCACTGGAGCTCTGTATAGAATGGGCTGGGCGCATCTCTGAGGAGTATTTTGCACAA ACAGATGAGGAGAAGAGACAGGGTCTCCCAGTGGTCATGCCTGTGTTTGACAGAAAGACCTGTAGCATCCCAAAGTCCCAGATTTCCTTCATAGACTACTTCATTACGGACATGTTTGATGCATGGGATG CTTTTGCAGACCTCCCCAATCTTATGCAGCACTTGGATAACAACTTCAAGTACTGGAAAGGCCTGGATGAGAAGAAGCTGCACAACCTGCGACCGCCTCCAGAGTAG
- the pde8a gene encoding high affinity cAMP-specific and IBMX-insensitive 3',5'-cyclic phosphodiesterase 8A isoform X1, with protein sequence MGCASSIHISDRVVYHSGKESEDSHSPQQTNTTQHQGNPASGLPLKPPSCKTTLTEVQFGPMKLFKDPLQVLLVFAKEDSQSNGFCWACEKANFRCSMARTPESALECFLEKHHDLIIIDHRHSRHFDAEALCRSIRVVSSSENTVIVAVVKRPDREEASVMPLINAGFNRRYVENANMMACYNELLQLEHGEVRSQFKLRAGNAIFTAMEQSQEAIEITSEDQVIQYVNPAYESITGYQQGELIGKEIIEVPKSEKNKPDLLETINSCIRKGKEWQGIYYAKKKNGDSIQQNVKITPVIGQGGKIRHYVSINRPLNDNNKSDKSSERVQAESQTDIQSSKYKDRRKGSLDVRSTTSRGSDGSSQRRHSSMARIHSMTIEAPITKVINIINAAQESSPMPVAEALDRVLEILRTTELYSPQLGTKDEDPHTNDLVGGLMTDGLRRLSGNEYIFSTKQPHHIPGQLTTPLSLNDIPPRIAQTMENEDSWDFDIFNLEAATMKQPLTYLGLKIFSRFGVCEFLNCPEATLRSWLQVIEANYHSSNSYHNSSHAADVLHATAYFLCKERVKQSLDPIDEVAALIAATVHDVDHPGRTNSFLCNAGSELAILYNDTAVLESHHAALAFQITTRDDKCNIFKNIERNEYRTLRQAIIDMVLATEMTKHFEHVNKFVNSINKPLAALEENGGNNDEESVKSILTSPENRILVKRMLIKCADISNPCRALELCIEWAGRISEEYFAQTDEEKRQGLPVVMPVFDRKTCSIPKSQISFIDYFITDMFDAWDAFADLPNLMQHLDNNFKYWKGLDEKKLHNLRPPPE encoded by the exons GTACTTTTAGTTTTTGCCAAAGAGGATAGTCAGAGTAATGGCTTCTGCTGGGCATGTGAGAAGGCGAACTTCAGGTGCAGCATGGCGCGAACACCTGAGTCGGCTCTTGAATGCTTCTTGGAGAAACACCACGACCTCATCATCATTGACCACAGACATTCCAGACACTTTGACGCTGAAGCACTGTGCCG GTCAATTAGAGTGGTCAGCTCTTCAGAAAACACTGTGATAGTCGCCGTTGTGAAAAG GCCTGACAGAGAGGAGGCCTCTGTGATGCCCCTGATCAATGCTGGCTTTAATAGG AGATATGTGGAGAATGCCAATATGATGGCCTGCTACAACGAGCTGCTACAGCTGGAGCATGGAGAAGTGCGGTCCCAGTTCAAACTGAG GGCTGGAAATGCTATTTTCACAGCTATGGAACAAAGCCAAGAGGCCATAGAGATCACCTCTGAAGATCAAGTAATTCAA TACGTGAACCCTGCCTACGAGTCCATTACGGGCTACCAACAAGGCGAGCTAATAGGGAAGGAAATAATAGAAGTGCCTAAAAGTGAGAAGAATAAGCCTGATCTCCTTGAAACAATAAACTCCTGCATACGGAAAGGAAAG GAGTGGCAGGGAATTTATTATGCCAAAAAGAAGAATGGAGACAGCATTCAGCAAAATGTGAAGATCACACCTGTAATTGGACAGGGAGG AAAAATCAGACACTATGTGTCTATCAATAGGCctttaaatgataataataag AGTGATAAATCCAGTGAACGTGTGCAGGCTGAGTCTCAGACAG ACATCCAATCCAGTAAGTACAAAGACCGGAGGAAAGGCTCTCTGGACGTCAGATCCACAACTTCTCGGGGGAGCGACG GGAGCTCACAGCGAAGACACTCTTCAATGGCCCGCATCCACTCCATGACCATAGAAGCTCCCATCACCAAG GTAATCAACATCATCAATGCAGCACAGGAAAGCAGCCCAATGCCCGTAGCAGAAGCTTTGGATCGTGTACTGGAGATCCTGAGGACCACTGAGCTCTACTCCCCTCAGCTGGGCACCAAGGATGAAGACCCACATACGAATGACCTTGTTGGGGGACTGATGACG gaTGGTTTACGCAGATTGTCAGGAAATGAATACATATTTTCCACAAAAC AGCCCCACCACATTCCCGGTCAACTGACGACTCCTCTGTCATTAAATGACATCCCACCTCGTATCGCCCAGACCATGGAGAATGAGGACTCTTGGGACTTTGACATCTTCAACTTGGAGGCTGCGACCATGAAACA GCCTTTAACCTACTTGGGCCTGAAGATCTTCTCCCGCTTTGGGGTCTGCGAGTTTCTAAACTGCCCTGAGGCAACTCTACGCTCCTGGCTACAAGTGATTGAAGCTAACTACCACTCCAGTAACTCCTATCACAACTCCAGTCATGCAGCTGACGTCCTTCATGCAACAGCATATTTTCTCTGCAAAGAAAGGGTCAAG CAAAGTTTGGATCCCATCGACGAGGTGGCCGCCTTGATCGCTGCTACTGTGCATGATGTAGACCACCCAGGTCGGACCAACAGCTTCCTTTGCAATGCAGGAAGCGAGTTGGCCATCCTATACAATGACACAGCTGTTCTAGAGAGTCACCACGCTGCACTGGCCTTCCAGATCACCACAAGAGACGATAAGTGCAACATCTTCAAGAACATTGAAAG GAATGAATATCGAACACTAAGACAAGCCATCATTGATATGGTGCTCGCCACTGAAATGACTAAACACTTTGAACATGTCAACAAATTTGTCAACAGCATCAACAAGCCACTGGCAGCTTTGGAGGAAAATGGG GGAAACAATGATGAGGAGTCTGTGAAAAGCATCCTGACATCCCCTGAGAATCGCATCCTTGTCAAGCGGATGCTGATAAAGTGTGCAGACATCTCCAATCCATGCAGAGCACTGGAGCTCTGTATAGAATGGGCTGGGCGCATCTCTGAGGAGTATTTTGCACAA ACAGATGAGGAGAAGAGACAGGGTCTCCCAGTGGTCATGCCTGTGTTTGACAGAAAGACCTGTAGCATCCCAAAGTCCCAGATTTCCTTCATAGACTACTTCATTACGGACATGTTTGATGCATGGGATG CTTTTGCAGACCTCCCCAATCTTATGCAGCACTTGGATAACAACTTCAAGTACTGGAAAGGCCTGGATGAGAAGAAGCTGCACAACCTGCGACCGCCTCCAGAGTAG